One stretch of Brachyhypopomus gauderio isolate BG-103 chromosome 10, BGAUD_0.2, whole genome shotgun sequence DNA includes these proteins:
- the car15 gene encoding carbonic anhydrase 15: MQRVVRVVLLLALGPLACSCDFCYDDGQCDPYTWGERFPSCHPLLGKHHSPIDLGEVQVNASSLGALDLYGFDSTPKAQWKLVNEGSSVVMEVGGGVRVSGGGLPSSYRTTQLHFHWGSESTNGSEHTILQHRFPMEMHIVNIKSSHPNLTAALQDPTGLAILAVFIDLVHVDNEHFQPISDALQFVMYKGQVKSIKPFPLLHLLPQSNLTQYYRYHGSLTTPPCSQAVVWTVYEVPIYISWAQLEPFITMIYKTQEDTESKALLLNNFRPVHPTYSNVLASEGAQLLMASSSRAGPVLQVLLLCGLRGLVHAIAP; this comes from the exons atgcagcgggtggtgcgggtggtgcTGTTGCTGGCCCTAGGGCCTCTGGCCTGCTCCTGCG ACTTCTGCTATGACGACGGTCAGTGTG ATCCGTATACGTGGGGAGAGAGGTTCCCCTCATGCCATCCTTTGCTGGGGAAGCACCACTCCCCCATTGACCTGGGGGAGGTGCAGGTGAACGCCTCCTCTCTGGGTGCTCTTGACCTCTATGGCTTTGACTCCACTCCGAAAGCCCAGTGGAAGCTTGTTAACGAGGGGAGTTCAG tggtgatggaggtgggtggtggtgtgcgtGTGAGCGGAGGGGGCCTCCCCAGCTCTTATCGTACcacacagctgcatttccaCTGGGGGAGCGAGTCCACCAATGGGTCGGAGCACACCATCCTTCAGCACAGGTTCCCCATGGAG ATGCACATAGTGAATATTAAGTCGTCTCACCCCAACCTGACAGCAGCCCTCCAGGACCCGACGGGCCTCGCCATCCTCGCTGTCTTCATCGAC CTGGTTCACGTGGACAACGAGCACTTCCAGCCCATCTCAGACGCGCTGCAGTTCGTCATGTACAAAG GTCAGGTGAAGTCCATCAAACCCTTCCCTCTGCTCCACCTACTGCCTCAGAGTAACCTGACTCAGTATTACCGTTACCATGGCAGCCTCACCACGCCTCCCTGCTCACAAGCAGTGGTGTGGACGGTGTATGAAGTTCCCATCTACATCTCCTGGGCCCAG CTCGAGCCATTTATAACCATGATCTACAAGACGCAGGAAGACACGGAAAGTAAAGCTCTCCTGCTCAACAACTTCAGGCCCGTTCACCCGACCTACAGCAATGTGTTAGCCTCCGAAGGCGCGCAGCTGCTAATGGCCTCTTCCTCCCGGGCGGGTCCAGTGCTGCAGGTCCTGCTGCTGTGTGGTCTCAGGGGCCTAGTCCACGCCATCGCACCCTGA